From a single Raphanus sativus cultivar WK10039 chromosome 3, ASM80110v3, whole genome shotgun sequence genomic region:
- the LOC108845593 gene encoding uncharacterized protein LOC108845593, producing MKSDDETAKLASTEEETRCEDEETTSLEDESDTDCGRAWSVDTEDDEVVRSPTINYLNFQDPEPEWDVDSFDGYECYDSEDRKSFSDDEEYEEFRVFKIQTWKNKILSGLSSPLTDLEEPWTTMTTREYFADIASLCVKKLNEEKGTTVEVVSIVRGNLKVRRWLEAVHHFYGSRVYTWSSSRVFKLRPWILEQNLPFHSLQRAASTIS from the exons ATGAAAAGCGACGATGAGACGGCGAAACTAGCTTCGACGGAGGAGGAAACGAGATGCGAAGATGAAGAAACCACAAGCTTGGAAGACGAAAGCGATACCGATTGCGGACGCGCATGGAGTGTCGACACAGAAGACGATGAAGTCGTGAGATCTCCGACAATTAACTATTTAAACTTTCAAGATCCGGAACCGGAGTGGGATGTGGACAGCTTCGATGGTTACGAATGCTACGACTCTGAGGACCGTAAAAGCTTCTCTGACGACGAGGAGTACGAAGAGTTCCGCGTATTTAAAATCCAGACCTGGAAGAATAAG ATTCTTTCAGGTCTATCTTCCCCCCTTACTGATCTGGAAGAACCTTGGACAACCATGACTACGAGGGAATATTTCGCGGATATTGCTTCCTTGTGTGTTAAGAAACTCAATGAAGAGAAG GGTACCACTGTGGAAGTTGTAAGCATCGTGAGAGGCAATCTAAAAGTAAGGAGATGGTTGGAAGCTGTACATCACTTTTATGGCTCGAGAGTATACACATGGTCCTCTAGTAGAGTATTCAAGCTAAGGCCATGGATTTTGGAGCAAAACCTCCCTTTCCATTCTTTGCAGAGAGCAGCTTCTACCATATCCTAA
- the LOC130509532 gene encoding uncharacterized protein LOC130509532 produces MKTEDVTAKRDSTEVESDSSVPKNPKIEDEDEDDTSMEEEEESDNEGLWSTDAEEDVVRSPTINYSNYRDPDPEWDVDSYDDHELVFDPDGREGFSSDKAYEEFREYKTMCFKNRGFLDDPFRSIYPMRNLDDLWTTVTKRQYLSDIASLCVKKLNEEKRLSVEVVSIVRGNLKPGDGWKLYITFMARESPDGPLIEYQAKALDFGGKPPLPILCRRASSMICVVNYCGKVK; encoded by the exons ATGAAGACCGAGGATGTGACGGCGAAACGAGATTCAACGGAGGTGGAATCTGACTCTTCTGTCCCTAAAAACCCGAAGAtcgaagatgaagatgaagacgaCACAAgcatggaagaagaagaagaaagcgatAACGAAGGCTTATGGAGTACCGACGCAGAAGAAGACGTAGTAAGATCTCCGACGATTAACTATTCAAACTATCGAGATCCGGATCCGGAGTGGGATGTGGACAGTTACGACGACCACGAATTGGTATTCGACCCCGACGGCCGTGAAGGTTTCTCCAGCGACAAGGCGTATGAAGAGTTCCGCGAGTATAAAACCATGTGCTTTAAGAATAGG gGGTTTTTAGATGATCCATTCAGATCCATCTACCCCATGAGAAATCTGGACGATCTCTGGACAACCGTGACTAAGAGGCAATATTTGAGTGATATTGCTTCGCTGTGTGTTAAGAAACTCAACGAGGAGAAG CGTTTGTCTGTGGAAGTTGTGAGCATTGTGAGAGGCAATCTAAAACCAGGAGATGGGTGGAAGCTGTACATCACCTTTATGGCTCGTGAGTCTCCGGATGGTCCTCTCATCGAGTATCAAGCCAAGGCCTTGGATTTTGGAGGAAAACCTCCCTTACCCATTCTCTGCCGGCGTGCCTCTAGCATGATTTGTGTTGTCAATTATTGTGGGAAAGTGAAGTAA
- the LOC130510135 gene encoding uncharacterized protein LOC130510135, whose translation MKSNDETAKRDSTEVESDSSVSKKQEIEDEDEDDTGMEDEDEVDSNNPYLWSADEEDDDSPTINYSNLQDPEPEWDKDSYDDHELVFDADGRKGFSSDKAYAEFREYKTMCFKNRGFIDDPFRSIYPIRDLDDLWTTTTNRQYLTDIASLCVKKLNEQNGSSVEVVSIVRGNLKPGGGWKLYITFMAREYPNGPPVEYQAKAMDFAGNKIPPFPILCRPASSML comes from the exons ATGAAAAGCAACGATGAGACGGCGAAACGAGATTCGACGGAGGTGGAATCTGACTCTTCTGTCTCTAAAAAACAGGAGAtcgaagatgaagatgaagacgaCACAGGCATGGAAGACGAAGACGAAGTCGATAGCAATAACCCATACTTATGGAGTGCcgacgaagaagacgatgaCTCTCCGACAATCAACTATTCAAACTTGCAAGATCCGGAACCGGAGTGGGACAAGGACAGTTACGACGACCACGAATTGGTATTCGATGCTGACGGCCGTAAAGGTTTCTCCAGCGACAAGGCGTATGCAGAGTTCCGCGAGTATAAAACCATGTGCTTTAAGAATAGG ggGTTTATAGATGATCCATTCAGATCCATCTACCCCATTAGAGATCTGGACGATCTCTGGACAACCACGACTAATAGGCAATATTTGACAGATATTGCTTCCCTCTGTGTTAAGAAACTCAACGAGCAGAAT GGTTCGTCTGTGGAAGTTGTAAGCATTGTGAGAGGCAATCTTAAACCAGGAGGTGGGTGGAAGCTTTACATCACCTTTATGGCTCGAGAGTATCCTAATGGTCCTCCCGTGGAGTATCAAGCCAAGGCCATGGATTTTGCAGGAAACAAAATACCTCCATTTCCCATTCTCTGTAGACCAGCCTCTAGCATGCTCTAA
- the LOC130509543 gene encoding uncharacterized protein LOC130509543: protein MSSDGVTTKRSSTEEESDSSLSKKLKFEDEETTSMEDESDTDSGRAWSVDTEDDEVVRPPRINYLNMQDPEPEWDVDSFDGYEFYDPEDRKSFSNDEEYKEFSEFKIQAWKNKGFYEEDPFRSIFPLTDLEQRFRNMTTREYLADIASLCVKKLNEEKGTTVELESIVRANLKAGGGWKLYITFTAREYPDGSLVEYQAKAMDFAGGEEPPFPILCRPAPTISQYKTCIGLS, encoded by the exons ATGTCAAGCGACGGTGTAACGACGAAACGATCTTCGACGGAGGAGGAATCCGACTCTTCTCTCTCGAAAAAGCTGAAGTTCGAAGATGAAGAAACCACAAGCATGGAAGACGAAAGCGATACCGATAGCGGACGCGCTTGGAGTGTCGACACAGAAGACGATGAAGTCGTGAGACCTCctagaataaattatttaaacatgCAAGATCCGGAACCGGAGTGGGATGTGGACAGCTTCGATGGTTACGAATTCTACGACCCTGAGGATCGTAAAAGCTTCTCCAACGACGAGGAATACAAAGAGTTCAGCGAGTTTAAGATCCAGGCCTGGAAGAATAAG GGTTTTTATGAAGAAGATCCCTTCAGGTCCATCTTCCCCCTTACTGATCTAGAACAACGTTTTAGAAACATGACCACAAGAGAATATTTGGCGGATATTGCTTCCTTGTGTGTTAAGAAACTCAACGAGGAGAAG GGTACGACTGTGGAACTTGAAAGTATCGTGAGAGCCAATCTAAAAGCAGGAGGTGGGTGGAAGCTTTACATCACCTTTACGGCCCGAGAGTATCCGGATGGTTCTCTTGTAGAGTATCAAGCCAAGGCCATGGATTTTGCAGGAGGCGAAGAACCTCCCTTTCCTATCCTGTGCAGACCAGCCCCTACCATCTCCCAATACAAGACTTGCATAG GTTTGTCTTGA